From the Paraflavitalea soli genome, the window ATCTTGTTGAAGGAGGAGTCTGTTATCGGCCCGGCTACGCCAGCGGGCACAAGCAGCCCATGAATAGACACCCGGTTCAGGCCTGCCGGTTTTTCATAACCCCAGGGCCTTTTCTCGACACTCTGCAGGCTGCGCCTTCCATCTGCATCGCCTACCGGAAACTGGCTGAGGTGCGTAAGTATGTGCGTCCATGTTGACTGCCGGCCCTGGTCCTTGCCCAGGTAAGTGCTCATGTCCACCACGCCTTTGAACAGCATCTTCACCAGCCCTAGTGAAAGGGTGGAATTGAAATCTCCCAGGCGGTCGCGCCAGTTGCCGGTACTGCCCAGCCGGGGCATGATCTCATTAAAGTGATCCATATAGATCACGTATCGCCCTTCTTCATACTTCAGGTAGTCTTCCCAGAAATCGGCACAGGCTACCAGGTAAGGATATACCCGCAACGCATAGGACGAATCGTAGGTACTGTAAAAGCGCATCAGCATATTACCTACGCTAAACACGGCGTTGATCTTTTGCCCCAGGAACTTAAAGCCATCATCGATCGTATTCTCCCGTGTGCCATAGCGCTTTTCCATCTCCTCCGGCGTTAATGGCCAGCGGGTGGTCACGAGGCCACGTGGCCCGATCCCCACGGGGTAATAAATACCGCGTACGTTCAATAAGCTGCGGGCATGCGCAACACCTTTGGGCATATAATCCAGCAAAGGCTGATCAAAATTATTGGTAAGGTCAATCTGGTTGGAAGAGTAAGCCGCCCAATACGGCGCCTGGTAATTATAATTGAGATGATAATCACCTCCCCAGGCAGTAGAGTCTTTCGTAATAAAAGGGCCCCAGATGCCGGGCGCAAACTTATCGCCCCTCGACGAACAGGCCAGCAGGTATTGCGAGGCATAATAGTATTGTTCCAGGTAAGGATCACCGATCCTTACGGAAGACCTTAACCAGAATTGTCGCCACCAGGCTTCATGTTGGATACGCATGTTTGCAACTGATACGGCAGTGAGGGCACCGGCCTCCCGGATGGCCTGTTCTTTCCATTGCGGCTGATCAAAACTGGTATACAGGGTGAGTGTGATAGTGATCTTTTTACCGGGCAATAGTTCTATATAGTTGTTTTGATCCACTACCGCGCCCAGGGTCTTCATAGCAATGGCCACATGACAGGGCCATTCCTGCAAAGCAGTATCGTTGAAGGAGCGCGTTACCCACTGCACCTGGTTGGTGACTCCGGCACCATTGACAGCCGTATTCCCTTCCGGAGCCCATAATTTCAATTGCAACCGGCAAGCCTTGTTGGAGATGAACTCAACCACCACAGTATTGTGTGTGGCAGCTACCCAGGCAGTGAGTGATACACTTGTATTGCCTTTTGTAAAGCGGCCTTTGACAACCGCTTTGTCCATTACCTGCTCCGCATACCAGGAAGCGCCTTTGAGAGCCTCACTGCTCACCTGCAAAGCACCGGGAAAAGCGATACCGCCACCCGGATACACCGGCCAGGCCCTCCAAAAATCATTTTTACCCAGGTAAAAGCATAAGTTATCAGGGCTTCCCCCCAGGGTAAGCCCAATATCGCCGTTGCCAGCCAGGGGTGCATCCGGTACTTTGGAAGTAGGCACCATGCGGGGCGCTTCGTTAAAGATAGCCTTGTAGCGCCCGGCATATATTTCCTGGGCAGCAGCAGAAAAAGCAGCAAGAGAATACAACAACAAGCAGGTGATCCTTACAAAAGCAACCGGTCGCATACAGTAGATTAAGCATTACAAAAGCCTGAGCCCTTGCAAGCTACCTATCATTTACTGTTTGATACCGTACATGTATTTGCTATCCAGTAAGTTATTTTGTCAAACAACAGCATGCCCACATCACCCCTCGTTCCCACCCATGGCTTGATATTCGCCCCCTGGGCCAGGGATTAGTGACAAAAATTGACCACAAAACACCCATAAATAAATAATAATCAATTAATCATAATACATTCTTATCAAGGTTAATTGCACTGACTTTTACAGCCACGGAATCATATACCGGCTAACTATGCTGATAATCTGCAGGTTATCTGTAGTCCATTTACTCTCCGATTTTCACCGACTTGCACTGGTCCCCTATACTCAGTGCAAGTCGTAGGCTATTGCAGTGCAATTACTATGGGGCGATCAGGCAGTGTGGGAGCCTACGGGGTTGGGATCAGCATGGACCCCAGGACCATTCCAGGCCTGGCAGTTTTTACCGGCGCGGTGCCGTCCCCATCAGCACCGCTGATATCTGCCGCGAAATAGCATGATCGCACAAGCGGTCCAGCCAGAAGTATTCGCCCGCAGCGTTTATTTCGAGAAAGTAATACCTATCATCCGGGGTCAGGATCAGGTCAATGGCGCCGTAATTCAAACCATAATCATCCATGAACGACAATATTTTTTTATGGATATCCTCCGGCAAAGTATAGGGCTTCCAGTCATTTATCATATTCACTCCTTCTTTTCGCCAGTCTACCTGTGCATTAGCTACCTGCTGGGAATCGATACTGAAAGCAAAGACTTCCCTGCCCACGACCGTCACCCGCAACTCCAGTTGTTTGGCGATCTCCTGCTGAAATACCATGGGGCAATAACGCAGGGTATCCAGTTCCTGCAGGTGCTCGTCAGTTACAGCATTGGTAAATACCACCTGCTCTTCCGCACCCTGGTAAATGGCAAAGGAACTTTGCATTTTACTCACTACCCTGCCGCCCTGCCGCTCAACGAAGGCACGCACCTGCGCCGGATCATTGCTGATACAGGTATCGGGAATGAGCAGTCCGTGGCGTACAGCCATTTTCAATTGTTCCTCCTTACTGTCCAACCGGCGGTAAACGCTGTACCTGCCCAGGTGAAAACAATGCAATCCTTCCAGCATGCCGATCAGCGTGCGCTTTACTTCTTCGATGGCAGCAGGCAGGTATTCTGCTCCAATGGCCTCTTGCAGGCCCTTGCCCAGGTTATGACTTCTCCGGTACCATACGCCTGTTACATCATCCAGGTCATGGATGGCAGTGCCCGTATCCAGTGTGATGCGCCAGCGATTATCAACGAAAGCGGTAGTGAGGCCCGTCGTCATCGGATAACCGTCTACGTTCAGCCGGATGGCTTCCCCACCCGACTGCCGGATATAATCAATAACAGTTTGCGTGCTGGTGTTATCCAAACTATGTGTAACGATCAGTATTTTTTGTTTAGCCATTTTGTATATGTGTTATCAATTTTTCGGCAATAGTTTCAGCAATGGGATAATGCAGGTATTTTTGCAGCATGCCCCATTCTCCCTGGGGATTGACCTCCAGGAATACGTAATCGCCATTGGTATGCCTGATCATATCAATAGCGCCAAAAACAAGTCCCAGGTTCTTCATCAGTTTACTTATCTTTTGCTGCACTGGCGCCGGCAATATATAGGGCTGCCATTGTCCCGGGTTGCCACTCAGCGTACGCCAGTCTGTTGGTACAGCCTCCTGAGCATGGACAATCTGGCCCGTAAAGCATTCACCATCCACATAGGCAATCCGCAGTTCATAAGCTTTGGGAATATATTCCTGGAATATCATGGGGCAATAAGCCAGCAGGTGTACCTGCTCCAGATCAGCCTCCGTTAATCTGGTGGTAGGAAAGAAAGCGCCATCGCCCTTCATACTTTTAGAGAGGGCATTGTGCAGCTTCATCACTACCTGGTTATTACAGCGCTTAAAAAAGTCGCGGATAGCAGCCGGATCGTTGGTAAATATGCTGGCAGGAATAGTGAGCCCTACTGCATACGCTACCCGCAGCTGCTGCAGCTTGTCATTGCATACAGCATGATCGGCCTGCAGGGGGTTCATCCACGGCACGCGCTGCAGGGCATTGAAAAAGAGATCACGGAAGGTGAGGTATTCCCGGGTAAAGACAGGCCGGTAAGCCGGATCGAGGTCCTCCGGCATTTTCAGGTCCCACAACTTGCGGTACCACACGGCATTGATCTGTGTATCGGTGATGTACTGGCCCTTGCCCGACAAGCAATATTGCTGCACGGTATAGTTGATGACATACCCGGTTGCAAATTCATCAACATTCAACCGGAAAGAAGGAACACCCATTTTATCCAGGTGTTGCTGTACAAGATCGATAGTATAATAGTCGTTGGAATGGGTTATGCATAAGACCATGGCAATAGTAAAAACAAGCAATAGCCGGTTGACTATTGCTTGCTTGATTAGAATGAATTAATCGGGTAATAAGAAAAGCCTATACTTCATCTCCATCGGAAGGATACTTCAGCGTATGCTCCATATCCAACCAGGGCTTTGTAATGATAGACTCGAGGTCTATATAGTTTTCGCCGGAGGTTTCCTGTGTGCGTTTTTGCCCTTCGAGGAACTGGGCAAAGAAAGGTTGTTTTCCTGCTTCCTGCTGTTGCATAAGAATAGCATTTAAAATGATAAGGTAGTTTTTGCTTTTACGATGATAATGGCCGGCCGTTATTTTGTTGGCAGGTCATCGTCCCCGTCGGAGGGATACTTCATGGTATGGTCAAAATCAAAGATGGGAATAGACACACCAGGCCAGGCTTGCTCATGCGTTTCGGCTGAGCGCTGCTGTTGAGTCTTTTGAGACTCCAGGAACCGGGCAAAGAAAGGCTGCCCTGTTTGCTCGTTTTGTTTCATAACGATAAAAATTTAAGGTTAACAAAATGATAC encodes:
- a CDS encoding MvdC/MvdD family ATP grasp protein, whose protein sequence is MAKQKILIVTHSLDNTSTQTVIDYIRQSGGEAIRLNVDGYPMTTGLTTAFVDNRWRITLDTGTAIHDLDDVTGVWYRRSHNLGKGLQEAIGAEYLPAAIEEVKRTLIGMLEGLHCFHLGRYSVYRRLDSKEEQLKMAVRHGLLIPDTCISNDPAQVRAFVERQGGRVVSKMQSSFAIYQGAEEQVVFTNAVTDEHLQELDTLRYCPMVFQQEIAKQLELRVTVVGREVFAFSIDSQQVANAQVDWRKEGVNMINDWKPYTLPEDIHKKILSFMDDYGLNYGAIDLILTPDDRYYFLEINAAGEYFWLDRLCDHAISRQISAVLMGTAPRR
- a CDS encoding MvdC/MvdD family ATP grasp protein, with protein sequence MVLCITHSNDYYTIDLVQQHLDKMGVPSFRLNVDEFATGYVINYTVQQYCLSGKGQYITDTQINAVWYRKLWDLKMPEDLDPAYRPVFTREYLTFRDLFFNALQRVPWMNPLQADHAVCNDKLQQLRVAYAVGLTIPASIFTNDPAAIRDFFKRCNNQVVMKLHNALSKSMKGDGAFFPTTRLTEADLEQVHLLAYCPMIFQEYIPKAYELRIAYVDGECFTGQIVHAQEAVPTDWRTLSGNPGQWQPYILPAPVQQKISKLMKNLGLVFGAIDMIRHTNGDYVFLEVNPQGEWGMLQKYLHYPIAETIAEKLITHIQNG
- a CDS encoding microviridin/marinostatin family tricyclic proteinase inhibitor, with the protein product MQQQEAGKQPFFAQFLEGQKRTQETSGENYIDLESIITKPWLDMEHTLKYPSDGDEV
- a CDS encoding microviridin/marinostatin family tricyclic proteinase inhibitor yields the protein MKQNEQTGQPFFARFLESQKTQQQRSAETHEQAWPGVSIPIFDFDHTMKYPSDGDDDLPTK
- a CDS encoding glycosyl hydrolase family 95 catalytic domain-containing protein — encoded protein: MRPVAFVRITCLLLYSLAAFSAAAQEIYAGRYKAIFNEAPRMVPTSKVPDAPLAGNGDIGLTLGGSPDNLCFYLGKNDFWRAWPVYPGGGIAFPGALQVSSEALKGASWYAEQVMDKAVVKGRFTKGNTSVSLTAWVAATHNTVVVEFISNKACRLQLKLWAPEGNTAVNGAGVTNQVQWVTRSFNDTALQEWPCHVAIAMKTLGAVVDQNNYIELLPGKKITITLTLYTSFDQPQWKEQAIREAGALTAVSVANMRIQHEAWWRQFWLRSSVRIGDPYLEQYYYASQYLLACSSRGDKFAPGIWGPFITKDSTAWGGDYHLNYNYQAPYWAAYSSNQIDLTNNFDQPLLDYMPKGVAHARSLLNVRGIYYPVGIGPRGLVTTRWPLTPEEMEKRYGTRENTIDDGFKFLGQKINAVFSVGNMLMRFYSTYDSSYALRVYPYLVACADFWEDYLKYEEGRYVIYMDHFNEIMPRLGSTGNWRDRLGDFNSTLSLGLVKMLFKGVVDMSTYLGKDQGRQSTWTHILTHLSQFPVGDADGRRSLQSVEKRPWGYEKPAGLNRVSIHGLLVPAGVAGPITDSSFNKILLDDVSHWKDKMKSGAEWGNTLNNGIETCFPGAVRVGYDPGEILQYLKERIARQSLSNWWITQGGGGIETLAAVPLTINEMLLQSYEGVVRIFPNWDHSKDAQFDQLRAYGAFLVSSRLRKGSVEYVHLLSEKGRVCVLANPWPGKSIQLVRNGKKAEVLRGAAVRFTTGVGEMIVVVSI